The Bos mutus isolate GX-2022 chromosome 7, NWIPB_WYAK_1.1, whole genome shotgun sequence genome window below encodes:
- the PCDHB1 gene encoding protocadherin beta-1: MATACRKLLQSRQVETLLLFLCLSVGGAATIRYSVAEEMESGSFVANVAKDLGLEVGKLAARGARLVSEGNKLHFRLHRKTGDLFVKEKLDRESLCGKADPCVLHFEVVLVEPLQSFRVEVRVFDINDNAPVFLNKEPLLRIPESTPLGSRFPLQSAQDLDVGLNGLQNYTLSANEYFHLHTRFRSNGPKYAELVLDKPLDREEQPEVNMTITAVDGGSPPKSGTAHIRVEVLDVNDHVPQFSRLVYRAQVPENSANGSLVATVTATDLDEGSNKEITYSLAQNPEVILQTFQIHSETGEVRLRGPLDFEAIETYDIDIQATDGGGLSAHSKVLVEVVDVNDNPPEVTVSSVSSPLPEDSPLQTVVALFSIRDRDIRVGGKITCFLKEDLPFAVKPTFRNSYSLVTDRGLDREAVSGYNITLVAMDTGPPTLSSETVIEVLISDINDNPPVFQEDSYILTVRENNSPAVFIGKVLAEDLDLGENAKVTYSLLPPKSGDLSVFAYISINSDNGKLYALRTMDYEAIQHFQFVVKATDGGFLSLSSQVTVRVVVLDDNDNRPMILYPLQNGTLPCNDLVPRSAEAGYLVTKVVAVDGDSGQNSWLSYHLFKATDLGLFSVQQQNGEIRTLRQVSERDPMMQKLVILVQDHGQPALSTTASLNILLVDGFSEPYLQFRDTFKHPTRVNPSTKYLVISLAVLSFLFLLSVTVIFIIHICQKIKHREKFTIQEHFYDDCNFSNNLVQGGASGPISQPCPYEMCSATGTSNSEFRFLKRFMPNFPFPHGNGEAKTEAGSRLPPDSDRNRSRGSEGHAQVSDDYM, from the coding sequence ATGGCGACTGCATGCAGAAAACTCCTGCAAAGCAGGCAAGTGGAaactcttctccttttcctgtgCTTATCTGTGGGGGGTGCAGCAACCATTCGCTATTCGGTGGCAGAGGAGATGGAGAGTGGTTCATTTGTAGCTAATGTGGCTAAGGACCTGGGGCTGGAGGTAGGGAAGCTGGCTGCGCGCGGGGCGCGGCTTGTTTCCGAGGGCAATAAACTGCATTTCCGGCTCCACCGCAAAACAGGGGATCTGTTCGTGAAGGAGAAATTGGATCGGGAGTCACTCTGTGGCAAAGCCGACCCATGCGTTCTGCACTTTGAAGTAGTCCTGGTGGAGCCACTGCAGTCCTTTCGCGTGGAGGTCAGGGTATTTGATATCAATGACAATGCCCCGGTTTTCCTAAACAAGGAGCCTCTTTTAAGGATTCCGGAGAGCACCCCCCTGGGTTCACGGTTTCCTCTGCAGAGCGCCCAGGATCTGGACGTCGGCCTCAACGGTCTCCAAAACTACACCCTAAGCGCCAATGAGTATTTCCACCTGCACACCCGCTTCCGCAGCAACGGGCCCAAATATGCCGAACTAGTGCTGGATAAACCCCTGGATAGAGAGGAGCAGCCGGAAGTCAACATGACAATCACAGCTGTGGACGGAGGGTCTCCGCCCAAGTCTGGCACCGCCCACATCCGGGTGGAGGTTCTGGACGTCAATGATCACGTGCCCCAATTCTCTCGACTGGTGTACCGCGCTCAGGTACCGGAAAATAGCGCCAACGGTTCCCTGGTGGCTACGGTGACTGCCACAGACCTGGACGAGGGCTCCAACAAGGAGATAACTTACTCTTTAGCTCAAAACCCAGAAGTAATTCTCCAGACATTTCAGATTCACTCTGAAACTGGAGAGGTTCGACTAAGAGGGCCCCTAGATTTTGAAGCGATTGAAACATACGACATTGACATTCAAGCTACTGATGGAGGAGGCCTCTCTGCCCACAGCAAAGTCCTGGTGGAAGTGGTGGATGTTAATGACAATCCTCCTGAAGTTACAGTCTCCTCTGTATCCAGCCCTCTCCCTGAGGACTCTCCACTACAGACTGTCGTGGCCCTTTTCTCTATCCGAGACCGGGACATTCGAGTGGGAGGAAAAATCACCTGCTTCCTCAAAGAAGACCTTCCCTTTGCAGTCAAACCTACATTCCGGAACTCCTACTCACTGGTCACTGACAGAGGCTTGGATCGGGAGGCGGTCTCTGGCTATAATATCACCCTTGTTGCCATGGATACTGGACCACCCACTCTGTCCTCGGAGACTGTGATAGAGGTGCTAATATCAGACATTAATGACAACCCCCCAGTATTTCAGGAAGATTCCTACATCTTGACTGTTAGAGAAAACAACAGCCCTGCAGTTTTTATTGGCAAAGTCCTTGCTGAGGATCTAGATTTGGGTGAGAATGCCAAAGTAACGTATTCCCTGTTGCCTCCAAAAAGTGGAGATCTATCAGTCTTTGCTTACATCTCCATAAATTCAGACAATGGGAAACTCTATGCACTGAGAACGATGGATTATGAGGCCATTCAACATTTCCAGTTTGTGGTAAAGGCAACTGATGGGGGCTTCCTGTCACTGAGTAGCCAGGTTACTGTCAGAGTGGTTGTCCTGGATGACAATGATAACCGTCCAATGATCCTGTACCCATTGCAAAATGGCACTTTACCCTGCAATGACCTGGTGCCCAGGTCTGCAGAGGCAGGCTACCTGGTGACCAAGGTGGTGGCAGTGGATGGTGACTCGGGTCAAAATTCTTGGCTTTCATATCATCTATTTAAAGCCACTGACCTTGGGTTATTCTCTGTTCAGCAACAAAATGGGGAAATCCGTACATTGCGGCAGGTATCTGAGAGAGACCCCATGATGCAGAAACTGGTCATCCTTGTTCAGGATCATGGCCAACCAGCTCTTTCTACTACTGCCTCACTTAACATTCTCCTGGTAGATGGCTTTTCTGAGCCCTATCTGCAGTTTCGGGATACATTTAAGCATCCTACAAGGGTAAATCCATCCACTAAATATTTAGTCATTTCTCTGGCtgtgctttcctttctctttcttctctctgtcaCAGTGATCTTCATTATACATATCTGCCAGAAGATTAAACACAGAGAAAAGTTTACAATTCAAGAGCATTTCTATGATGACTGCAATTTCTCTAACAACCTGGTACAAGGAGGAGCCAGTGGACCAATATCGCAGCCTTGTCCCTATGAGATGTGCTCAGCCACTGGCACTAGCAATAGTGAGTTCCGGTTTCTTAAGCGCTTTATGCCCAACTTCCCTTTCCCCCACGGAAATGGAGAGGCAAAAACAGAGGCTGGTTCCAGATTACCACCAGATTCTGATAGGAACAGGTCTCGGGGGTCAGAGGGCCATGCCCAAGTATCTGATGACTATATGTAA